ACCACTCACATGCTCACCTACGCGGTATATTGGACTCTAAGCCACTTCTTACTCCAGTAgtacatttattcaataaacagtcATTGACCAGTGCCTACTCCgtgccaggcccagtgctggACATGGAGCCACAGGGAGCCCTGCCTGCAGGGGACATGGGTCATGGCATAGACACTAGAGAAATGATGGCCTCGGGGAGCCCAGAAGAGAAAGGAGGTTAGGGAAGGCACTGCAGAAGAGATGGTGGAGCTGGGTTTTAAAGGATGAGTAAGATGACCAGGTATTGCGTATGTCCTGGGCAaaggcctgggaggtgggggtgtgtcGTATATCTTCACAGAACTGTGGGTAACTTCAGTGTGGCTGCTATgttgggggcaggtggagaatTAGCAAGAGATGCTGTATTAGGACTAATCCATCTACACTTAAGGCAAAAGCTATTTGGTTACATTATTTAATGGTCCAGGGGGCCTGACTTCAGGTATGGCTGGGTCCAGGAGGCAGGCCATCTCATGTCTGCTGCTTTTCAGCATGTTGCATACTGGCTTTTTTATCCAGTAGACACTCCCTGATGGCAAAGTGACCCAGCACTTCCAACCTTCATTCCTCGAGCTTGGTTTCCGCAGCAGGACATTCCTCATTGCCACCTTCCAGCAAAAGTTCCAAGGCAGACTCTAATTGGCCCAGATAAGTCATGTGACCGTTTCTCGACCAATCACTGAGATGCAGGTGGCCAGGCCTGTACCTAGAGCTGGGCTTGAAGGGTGATTCCCCATAAGAAAAGTTGAGGAGTCCTGAATGGCAGGGACATGGGAGCTCAGTAAACTTAAGCAGCTGAGGACAGGGAGGCAGGTCTTGCTCACCCATGACCTTGTGGGCCAAAGTGAGCAAACTGGCTTAATATCCCAGGCCACTGGGGAGCCATGGAGGGTTGTATGCAGGGAAGAGCTTTCCCTGTGCATCAGTTGCTCCTCTGGGGCATGGTAGAGTCAACCCTTGCGTTCTTCATGAGGCTGATAGGAAAGGTGAGAAATGAAGGGGGTTAAGGTTGAAAAATTCAGGGGATGGGGCAGAACAGCACTCCCGTCTTACCACAGAGGCCAGAATAGCAACCTGCTGCAAGGTGTTTATGGTTCAGAgggcagagaaaaggggggagtggggggagtgcATGTCTTGGAAGGAACCAGCCCAGCCTTCGGGGCTCACAGTCCAGTGAAGGAGGCAGCTGTGTCCTCCCTCAGTGCCAGTCCAGACTGGGCATGGCTGGTATGGGGGAGTCTGAGAGGGGAGCCTGCCCTagccagggagggcttcctggaagaagaagCTAGGTGGGCATGGGGCAGCGCAAGGGGGAAGAGGGATGTGGTACCTGTGTTCTAGGTGAGGGAGCAGCACGTATAATTGAGTGGCTGGGAAGCAAGAGAGAGTACACGTCTTTCAGCAAATGGCTTATGATTCAGGGTGAGACAGGAGGCtggaggtgttggcagggccttCTTCCAAGGGCACTGGGGAGCATGGCAAGGCTGTGAGcaagggagaggcaggggcaggtTTGTGCTGTGAAATGAGGGAAGGAGGCAGATCAGAAGAGTAGGAAAGAGGTAGGGGCAGCACCAGAGGTGGAAAGAGAAGGCGTGGATTTAAGGTTTAAGGTTCAAAGTGGGCAGGGTGGGCACAGTAGCTGACCGACAGCTTGGACTGCAGACTTGACTGGTTCCACCTGTCCCCCCACTGTAGTGTCTGTGGTCTGTGTGGCCTCTGGGGGTGGAGCTGGCATTAGTGGGGGGATCTTCAGTTGAGGACAATATTGTAAAGGGCGTCCTGGCATCTGACAGGCCCTGCACGGCTAGACCTTTGGGGTCTCCCCTAACCTTCCTATTTTAGTAATCTCTCAGAATTTGTGGGTAATTCCTGGGCTTCAACCTCTCCTTCTTGCTTCTTCCTGGAACCAGACTCTCCAAAGTCCCTAAAGGCGCCACGGGGATTCTCTGCCCCAAGCCCCTGTCTGGGGGAGGAAACAGCCTGAGCAAAGACATCAGGGTGGGGATTGCAGGGTGTAAGGAGCCAAAGAGCACATAGAGGAATATGGGGAAAGAACTGGAAAGATGAGCCTCAGCAAATGGTATGCATCACAGTTTGACCTTGAAGAGTCGCAAATAATAGGAATGCTTTTTAGAAGCTGTCCGAGCTACTGGCAGTTTCTTCAGCAAAGCACGTGCGGTCGAAAAGGCTGGAAGCAGCTACAGAGGGGTGAAGTCAGCCCTCACagaaggccagtggaaagcataGTGAGGTACATGTGATGAAACGCATGTGAGGTCTCAAACTGAAAGCCTGTGGGCCAAATTCAAGTCTCAGCCTGCCCTTCTGGCCTGCGTGTCTCCCTCAGCGTGGACCCTGTTTGAGATCTGAGCATGCGTGATCAGGAGCCGAGGTTGGGAAGGGCCTCGGCTTGGATATTTGGCACTGGGCCACACCTCTCTGGGTTTCAGATTCCCCATCGAGCCTTATAATTTTGGATTCCACTCTGTACCCTAACTTTgcctcattttagagatgggaTAAGACGTGCCTAGTACTTGCCTAGAGAGGGCAAACCACCTCGAGGTCAGACAGCGGCCTATTACAAAAATGCCACCTCCCCGCTCAATAACTATCGCACACAAAGTTAAGGCCACCATTGCTTTTACTTGTtgctttaaatggaaaaaaaagcgCGAGCTCCAGATACGTAGGGCACTCTCCCTTAGCCAGAACTCCTGCTGGTGAGCGGAGctctggggaaaggagaggagggtgtAAGGGAGGTTTTTCAATGGCCAGAACCCAGAGGATGGAGCCCACTGGTTGGAACTCTGGTTGGAATTGGACCGCCAAGAAGGGTGGATAGGGCCCCGGGTTGATCGAACCAGCGTAGGCCGGCCTCCCGGGAAAAGGGGCGGGGTAAGGGATGAAGGGGCGTGTCTCCATTGGGCCCGGCCTTCCCTTCGGCTGGGGCTCCCGCAGTCGGCGGCGGGCAGACTGGGAGTCTACTTCTGGGCGGGGATCATGTCGTCGATGGACTGGCCCTTTTCCAGCTTCTTCTCCATCTCCACCATGAGCTTTACGCCATCCACTACCAGCTGCACCTGCGCTACCTCGGACGAGCCCAGACGATCGGCGTTGGACACGTCGAAGACTGAGCCCACGGCGGCTGTGTCCACGCCACCTGCGGGAGCAGAAAGCAGCGGCGTGAAGAGGCAGCAGAGGTGCAGGAGCGGCGCCCGGGACGCCGCGCCCGTGCCAACCGCGACAGCCGCGTGTATTAAGTGCTTACTGTGTCACACGTTACGTGCACGCAGAGCCTCCTAAAAGGCTTTTCGCCGACCCACATCTCCGGCTTTAGTTATCTCACCGCTCCACCACCCGACACGAAAATATAGCGTGGTGGGTGAGAGAGTGAGCTCTGGAGCCCCAGGCTGTCTGGGGTCTAATCCTGACCATCTTCCTGTTTACAGTTGGGAAACTGAGACCCCTAGGGGGGCGGGGACATTACACAATGTGTATTTTGGAACTATGATGATATCATATTGACTCCTATGTGATAAGGCGTTTTGATGTCCATTTGCAGaggaaggaactgaggctcacagagggcaCCCTTGCCGACCCCAGAACTGGCGGGAATACCCCACCTCCCCATCCTGCCCCCGACGTCGTGGGCGGGGAGGCGGGCCGCACCTGTGCCCCGCTTCTGCAGGCGCAGACGGTTTAGGATCTCCTCGAACTTGGGGTGCTTGCTCAGGTGTGCCAACTTTACATGTACGCCCCCACGCAGCCCGGTGCCCAGGTTGGATGGGCAGGTGAGCACGTAGCCCAAATGCTCGTTCCACATGAAGGGGTGGCCGGCCTTCTTGAAGATCTCCTCAATCTGAAGTAGGATGAGAGGACCAGGGGTCAAGTCAGCGTCAGCCGGTGCCTCCAAGTACACCCAAAACCCGGACGGAGTTCGAAGGGGCAGGGCTTGAGGATGTGGGTTGGGGCAGGGCTCTGAGAGGGCGCGGCAAGGAAACATGCAGGGATGAGGTTCTGAAGGGAAGGGACCGACACACAGCAAACTCAGGATTCTGAGAGGGCGGAGCTTGAGAACGTTTGGGGTTCTTAGGGGCGGGGCTTGCATGTAGAGGTGGAACCGAGTTCCCCGGAGGCGGGGCCTTGGAACATGCCTCGGGGTTTGGAGCTTGGACAGGATTGGGAGGAGCCTGGTTGGCAAGGGGCGTGACCTTGGGGAAGAGGTTGGGAGTATGTGGGAGGGGCCAGGTTCGGGGGGGAGGAGCCttgggaagtgggtggggagtCTAGAGTGGAATCAGAAGTCAGTCTCCAGGGCAGGCACCCACCTTCTGCAGCCCCACGCAGAAGCGGCGGAAAACCTCCTTCATGTTGCCCCCCTTTTGCATGGAGATGACGCGGAGATGATCCTCCTCGTTCACCCACACCAGGAAGGTCTTGTTGTCATTATGCCTAAGGTGGGGTGCAGCAAGAGACCAAGGAATCAGCTTCATGGGGACCCCATTCCCGCCCTTTCACAAATCCCACCGCTAGAGGGCAGTGGGCTGAGGGGCACGAGGTGGTGGCATCTGCTTCCTCAGAATCGCAGAAGCTTACACCTGTAGACTAACGTCACAGGATCTGTGAAATCTCGAATCTTGGGAACAAGGACTTTTAGGGTCTCAATCTGAACAGCATTAAATTATAGACTCTTAGAATCTTGGAGTCAGAAGCTTGGAGTCAAGACTGATACAGGTTCTTCTGGTCTCTGGACCAGAGAACCTTCCTATCACATTGTTACATCTCAGACACAGAGTCTTAGTTAGAATGATAAAACTTTCAAATGTGGAAATGTTTGAAACCATACTATCACAGAATCTGAAATCAGTGAAACTTTAGAAcctaaaaatcttaaaatcttgAAATCTTAGAGTCATCCTATCTGTAAATCTTGGAACCTACACTCTCCCAGTCACTTGAAACCTAGGTTCACGAAACCTTCTTAAATCGTTGACTATCAGAATCAGGGATTCAAAGATTTACAGAAAGCCCAACTCGTGACCATAGTTAGTAAGAAAGATCATACTAATAGCCAAGAGGGACTGAGAACTTACTATACAGGAGGCACTGTTTTTGGTAATTTACATATATGAACTCATCAGTCCTCATAAGAACCCCAACAGCTATGGATTACTGTGATGTCTACTTTATAGCTGGGGAAACTAGGGCGGAGACATGTTAACTAAcgtgcccaaggacacacagctagtaagtagcagcattgggatttgaacccagacactGTCATTCAAGTCTAAATTCCTAACCGACACCTCCCTGGTCCAAGTTTCCCCAAATGGGACACACAGACCACAGGGTTGGCCAGGGTGGAGGGCGAGGTCCATTCTGGTTCTTGGAAACATAATGTGATCTTGACTTTGGTGGAGGAATGAGGAGGATCATGGGAGGACttgaggaggctggagggaggggaggccttGGGACAGGGGTCTCACCAGATGCCACGGGCGTCGGGCCAGTCCCGGGCCATGCCTGAGGCCAGCAGCAGTGGGGACACGGGCTTGTCAAACAGGAAGTGGTCGTcaatgagctgctgctgctcctgctccgTCATGCTCTTCAGAGGGTAGTACTTCCCCTTGAACTCTCCAGTCAGGCTGTTGAGGGCTGAGAGGCCACACGAAGGAGGGGTCAGCAGCCTGGCCCCCCTAAAGCAGGCTGTGGAGGCCCATGGGACCCCACACTGCTGCCCCTAAAGGGTTTGTGCTGTGGCCCCGTGTAGGTCCTAAAGGCGCCCAAATACTAAAGGTGTCTAAACCCAAGTTCATGACCCCCGAAACGTGCCCCTCCCCTCCTGTGCTCAGGAAAACAtgattctcccctccccctcacgtCCAGTCCACCTGCCAACGTCGGTGGGCTGGCGCCCGCTCTTCCCAGCCAGCAAGGCAGAGAGTCAGTCTCAGGAAGGTGGGGGCCATCAATGAAAGTTATTATAATGTAgcatatacattatttatatatattcgtatgtatagtaaatatatattatgtgtaaaatatatttgtatatatgtatatttgtataattcatgtttatatattgtatgctatgtgttatatatcatatactatattattaaaaattatttatgtaatcttacaaattaaattatatttaacaaagccctggctagtgtagttcagtggattgagcgcaggctgtgaaccaaagggtcgctggttcgattcccagtcagggcacatgcctgggttgcaggccaggtctccagtggggacaaccacacattgatgtttctctccctctctgtctctctcccttcccctctctctaataataaataaataaaaccttaaaaatatttttaaaattatatttaaaacaaaggtaataaatactcaaaactatcattcctaattattttactatcTTTATTATTATCTCTGTTCTTGAAGTCATCTTCACCTATCATAGCTGTGTGGTGGAGATGGTATAGCATGGTGTGCCACTGTACCCCTCGTCCCGTCTCTGTACGATGTCATGTCATAGCTTAAGATCAGCCATGGTAGGAgaatttacaccacagaaattggcagtTGCTGCCAATCACAGCTGTTTTGTTGTTGTGGCTGAACATTTATCAGAATGCCATGAGTTCGGATGGTGTTACCTCCAAAACATACgctttctccccatcccattaCTATCCCTCGCCCTTCGCCTGGACTCCTGTGGTTGACCCCTCACGGCCTCTCTGCTCCTACCTCTGCCCACACTCTGTtccccacccagcagccagagggcTCCATGTAAATCTGAACCTGTCCTTCCTCAGCTCACCACCCTCCCATGGCTTCCATCTCCCTCAGAatcaaagccaaagccaaagcccTCTTGACAGCCCACAAGGCTCTGCTCAACCTGACCACCCATGCCCCTCTGAGCTCATCTCTGAGCTCATCTCCTCGCCCACTCGGCTCCTGCCACAGTGgtttccttgctcttcctccccacctcagggtctttgcacttgctgttctgcCTGCTGGATTCTTCCCAAGGTAGGCTCCTTCTTATCAATCAGGTCTCAACTcctcctttttaatgtatttatcttatttttagagagagggtaaaggagggagaaagagagggtgagaaacatcaatgtgtgttgcctcttgcacgccccttactgggaacctggcctgcaacccaggtatgtgccctgactgggaatcgaacctgcaaccctttgcttcgaaggcccacactcaatccactgagctacaccagtcagggctcaattcCTCCTTTAGGTAGCTTCTTCCCAACCACACACTCAGTCATTCTCTGCCACACCCCTTGTTTCTTGGCTTCATGGCATTTTGGAATTATCTTCTTCTTTTGCTGGCTCCTGTGTTTCCTCTCATCTCCCCAccaggctgacagctctgtgaCAGCAGCAACATTGTCTGTCTTATTCACCATGGGAGTCCCAGCTCCCCACACAGGACCAGATCAACCATCAATGCTGGCTGgacggctggctggctggctggatgtGAGGACCCCGGAGCAACCATGTGCCCGCCTGGATCTGCTCAGGGCACCTCGAGGCTGGGCAGCTCCCTTCCAAGACCTCCACCAGGAGTCATGCAGCCAGCTGTCGCCCACCAGGCACCCAGGATTCACCAGGCAACGTCTGCGTTTTAGAAAACAGGGATCCAAGGAGGCCCAGAGATGTGCCCAGGAAGGAGGAGAGCCAGAGCTGGGTGACCCCAGCAGTGCGGGGGCTCTCACCTTCCACGGAGAGCTTCTCCACGGCCCGGCGCTCCCCGCGGGAGCAGTGGGGGGGCAGCGTGTAGCCCTTGATGCTTCTGCCAGTGCGGACGCGGCTGCTGAACACGTAGTTGGGGTCCAGGTCGTCTCCACCCTGGAGGGCCGGGGCATGTCAGGGCCTCCCACTTCCCCCAGatcctcccacttccctctggctctctgctgcttcccttggctcttccttccccactggtctgtgtccccacctccctccctgccacctctctctccatctctgtccctctcccatctcctctgCCCTGTGTTTTCCTCCACACCTCTCTTCTCCctcatttctgtctctcttcacccctctctccgtctctcctcccagctctgacTCTGTCCACCCCGTTTCTCCTTGTTTTgtgcctgcttctctctctctctcttccccaccctccctccctccttctgtccctccGTCTCCTTGTCTGtctgctctctgtccctcttcctgtgtttctctgcatctctgtTTATCTCTGTATCTCTGCATCTCTGAGTGCCCTTCCCACCTCagtccttttccctctctcctccccacccctctgctctctcccccatccttcccctcccatcccctcccctgggGCAGCCGACCTTGAGGTTCTCATGGTTGAGGTCGGTCTTGTGCTTGTCGGTGGGTTTGTAGCCCCCATGCCGGTCCTGGATGATGGGGTCGAAGAGGTCCTTGAACACCTCGTAGGACTCCTCGTCCCCAGCCACACAGCCCACGGTCATGATGAACGGGTGACCTGGGGAGGCGGGTGACGTTAGAGGTGCTCGTGCCCACCAAGGAAGGCCTGGCCTCCTGGGTGCGTGTAgactgtgtgtgcacatgtatgtgtgtgcatgtacaaaTGTGTCTCAGCAGGGGCTCGTTCCAGACCCCTGGGTCAGAACTGACAGGGGTGGTGAAACAGGAGGGAAGGTTGGGAAGGGTCAGGCTggcctgggggtggaggaagaCTACCGGGGGGGCGGGGCGAAGGAGAAGGGAGAGTCTCTGGGGGCCAGTTACAAGGTACTAAAAATATTACCACTTCAGAGTCCTAAAATCAAAGAATCTTCAGGATTCTTTGTCAGGATTTGTCAGGACCTTAGACGGTCAGCTTCCAAACATAGTAAGAGACCTGCGAGACCCTCTTACTTCCCAGGCGGGGAAACCGTGGCCCGGAGACAGAGGGCCCCTCTCCTACATCATGCGACAGAGCTGGAGGCTAAGGCTGGACCCTGCAGCCCTGCGGCCAGGTCCGCTCACACTGGCGGGTGTCCTGGGAGCAGGGACCGCAGAGccagtgacccccccccccccccccgcccgagTCCGAGCGCTCGCCCCACGCTGGGCGCCATGTTGGCGCTGTAGGAGCTTCGGCTCCTGTGCTATCCCAACACGGGGCCGTTctctggtgaggaaactgaggcccagggaggtgaaaGGACTTTCTGGGGGTCTCCCATTACACTCGTGGACGTTTATCGAGTggcttgctatgtgccaggtcgTGTCCCTAGACCCTACCACATAAGGGCTCATTTCTTTGTTATAACAGCCCCATGAATaggtccccactttacagatggggaaactgaggcccaagaagGTGGGACGGAGGCCTGAGGGGCCACCTCCCAAGCCGACCCCCCTTCTAGTCCCTGTGATGCTCCACCAGGAAGACTCACCTGGGTTGTCCACACCCGTCTGGATGACATCGTCCAGTGTGAAACCAGAGGGAGTCTCCTTGTCCCGCAGCTTCTTGTAGAGGTCAAGGGTCAGCACCTTGGCCATGTGGTTGTTGTGCTTGCTGAGGTCAGGGTACTCCTCCTCGGGCTTGTAGTTCAGCTTGAACTTGTTGTGGGTGTTACCGAATGGCATGGTGGCGGCGTGGGGGGCCTGGTGGGAAGCGGAGGAGGGGGAGGTTAGCTCCCCTCCAGTGGAGATCAGCGAGGCTTTCAGCCAGGCCAGCCTGAGGGCCAGTCCTGACTCCTATGCCGGGGGACTGGGAGCAAGAgggtcccctctctgagcccctgcatTTTGACAGGGTGCATCAGGAGTCTTGGGTCAGAATCCCAGCTCTGGCACATCAGGTTGGAGTCGTAATCGTGGCATGGGTAACGATGTaggttctagccctggctggtgtggctcaatggatggagcgccggcctgtgaaacaaggggtcgctggttccattcccagtagggggctcgcaagaggcaaccacacattgatgtttctctccctctctttctccctcccttcccctctaaaaataaattaattaaaaacattaaaaaaaagaatgtaggtTCTAGAATCAGATAGCCTGGGtatgaaccccagctctgccacttacaacacgctctgtgacctcgggcaagttgcttcacctctctgggcttcagatgactgctctgtaaaatgggagttatACTGGCACTTGCCCCACGGGAATGTTGGGAGGGTTTAAGCACTTGGAAGAGTACCGGCCACACAGCAGCTTATTTTGCCCAGCTACTGTTACTGCTGTTGTCGCTGTTTTCAGGGCCTGTGTGGGGAGCTGGCGAGCAGGTGGAGGGTGCTGCTGGGAAGGAGTGTGAGCAGAGAGGGGATGATCTCTTGCGTGCCCAGTCAAgggctgaggggcagggtggaagggagggctgggtggCTGCACCCACCTCTACGCGCTGACGACTCCCGCAGGGCTCTGTTGGCAAGAAAAACTCAGCCTCTGGGGTTAACAGAACTAGGTTTAAATCCCACCCATGCCGTTCCGCTGCCGTGTGACCTCAGGCCAgttgctcagcctctctgagcctctgtcacCTGTGAATGGAGCCTTCCCCATAGGGTGGCCGGGAGGATTCTTTGAGTTCGGGCACGTGGCTGCCTGAGCGCAGGCCCTGGCGTGGAGTCGTACCTGGGGAGTGGCTGCTGTTATcgttattattacttttattcacAAGACCCAGAAAGGAAGGACCCTTCGGCAGTGATGGTAGGCATGGGGCGCTCACCCCCATCTCCAGGGATTGGGGGCAGGTAGGAGGGTGGGAAGGCTGGGACCAGGGTAAGCTACAGGCTGAGGCATCAGGCCAGGGGGCTGGGAAGCCATAAAAGATGTTTGGAGCTGCTGTCCAGTGTGGGAGATTATTTTTAGAGTCTGGCAGACTCCTCTCCCCCCCGAACCCAGCTGCCATGCTCCCTCTGCACGCCCCACATTCCAGGGGCTCGGCTTGCACCAAGTCAGCAAGCCGGAGACAGGTgggccagggaggctgggaggacaTGCATGGGGCCTCGGGGCTCAAGGGCTTCCTGCCCAGAAACCCCCCTTCCTAGGGtgtacccacccccacccctgctagGGACAAGCCGGGAGAGGGCACTGAGACGGGGTGGGTGAGCCCAAGAGACACAAGCAAAAATagccccagacacacacacacctccaagCTCAGGGACACACCCAGGATGTAGGCACCCACGCAGGAGCCACAGACAGGCAGACACAAGGTCTCACTGTTGTGAGACACAACAGGGACCCACATGGTCACACAT
The sequence above is drawn from the Desmodus rotundus isolate HL8 chromosome 12, HLdesRot8A.1, whole genome shotgun sequence genome and encodes:
- the CKM gene encoding creatine kinase M-type; this translates as MPFGNTHNKFKLNYKPEEEYPDLSKHNNHMAKVLTLDLYKKLRDKETPSGFTLDDVIQTGVDNPGHPFIMTVGCVAGDEESYEVFKDLFDPIIQDRHGGYKPTDKHKTDLNHENLKGGDDLDPNYVFSSRVRTGRSIKGYTLPPHCSRGERRAVEKLSVEALNSLTGEFKGKYYPLKSMTEQEQQQLIDDHFLFDKPVSPLLLASGMARDWPDARGIWHNDNKTFLVWVNEEDHLRVISMQKGGNMKEVFRRFCVGLQKIEEIFKKAGHPFMWNEHLGYVLTCPSNLGTGLRGGVHVKLAHLSKHPKFEEILNRLRLQKRGTGGVDTAAVGSVFDVSNADRLGSSEVAQVQLVVDGVKLMVEMEKKLEKGQSIDDMIPAQK